A section of the Cottoperca gobio chromosome 17, fCotGob3.1, whole genome shotgun sequence genome encodes:
- the crsp7 gene encoding mediator of RNA polymerase II transcription subunit 26, whose translation MTTVSATPQQMRDRLVQAIDSHSNICNMVAVMEVISGLEKFPITKEALEETRLGKLINDVRKKTKNEDLAKRAKKLLRAWQRLIEPGPAVAATAPGSTNGSSHPCRTDASPPDISVSGKGVPEVKIRNDVHNTYSPKAEKSSSRKRRAENRDSGVHLPEKISKLSSFDNSVSPPPTNGIAGSPDALPDQQVIPSPDRSRIEHLDNDKINRIPVNAVKPRPSSPGVAKLPSTSSMIKVAVMQQQARLDEGGGGAGYYQAKSPRGLTTSPRSMKQDTVTKRPSAYAPKGTPIPSPSSRDSPLSLSQPLSSSTSSTQASYADKLPHSSQRPSMHWPSSSEVPSHCPPQDISVTLESPSVSLSPSHPQHNTKLHRPTSEGTVTVFDETDGTSVPNSEHKRRKYRPRDYSVNLDGQKIEDTTKPVRLKERRLTFDPVTGQIKHLVHKEPSQTEEAPTPESRQRTESTVQQPAVPTPVPIAVPALAPAPAPGPSPNPFHQTNWKELSRNEIIQSYFNLQSNALTSSGVQAQSAHFFMSEYLKREEQDIKDSRKIHVLQTNSSVGDLPGLSREVTDGDLERVQTQHWPGVNGCYDTEGTWFDWTECISLDPHGDESKLNILPYICLD comes from the exons ATGACAACGGTCTCAGCAACCCCGCAGCAGATGAGGGACCGGCTGGTGCAGGCCATCGACAGTCACAGCAAT ATATGCAATATGGTGGCTGTAATGGAGGTAATTTCCGGTCTTGAAAAGTTTCCTATCACCAAAGAAGCACTTGAG GAAACTCGACTAGGAAAATTGATTAATGATGTAAGGAAGAAGACCAAGAATGAAGACCTTGCTAAGCGTGCTAAGAAACTCTTAAGGGCCTGGCAAAGGCTGATTGAACCTGGGCCAGCTGTGGCTGCCACCGCCCCTGGGTCTACCAATGGCAGTTCTCATCCCTGCAGAACAGATGCCTCTCCTCCTGACATTTCTGTGTCAGGGAAGGGTGTCCCTGAAGTCAAAATCAGAAACGATGTTCACAACACATACTCGCCAAAAGCTGAGAAATCAAGCAGCCGCAAACGCCGggcagagaacagagacagtGGAGTGCACTTACCAGAAAAAATCTCCAAGTTGTCTTCGTTTGATAACTCAGTTTCCCCACCTCCCACCAATGGGATTGCAGGCAGCCCTGACGCCCTGCCTGACCAGCAGGTCATCCCGTCTCCTGACAGATCTCGGATAGAGCACCTTGATAATGATAAAATCAACCGAATTCCAGTTAATGCTGTCAAGCCTCGCCCAAGCTCCCCTGGAGTGGCCAAACTACCTAGCACTTCCTCTATGATCAAAGTTGCTGTGATGCAGCAACAGGCTAGATtggatgaaggaggaggaggagcagggtaTTATCAAGCCAAAAGTCCCCGTGGCCTCACTACCAGTCCAAGGAGCATGAAGCAAGACACAGTGACCAAGCGCCCTTCAGCATATGCACCTAAAGGAACACCTATCCCAAGCCCTTCCTCTAGGGACTCTCCCTTGTCTTTGTCCCAGCCTCTATCCTCCTCAACCTCCTCTACCCAAGCATCTTACGCTGACAAGCTGCCACATTCTTCTCAGAGGCCTTCAATGCATTGGCCAAGTTCGTCAGAAGTCCCCTCTCATTGCCCACCACAAGACATATCTGTAACACTGGAATCCCCGTCAGTATCCCTTTCACCCTCTCACccccaacacaacacaaaactacACAGACCGACATCTGAGGGAACCGTTACTGTGTTTGATGAGACAGACGGGACAAGTGTTCCCAACTCGGAGCATAAGCGAAGGAAGTACAGGCCAAGAGACTACTCTGTCAACCTAGATGGCCAGAAAATAGAGGACACGACTAAACCTGTACGGTTAAAAGAACGCAGATTAACATTTGACCCTGTCACCGGTCAGATCAAACATCTGGTACATAAAGAACCTTCTCAAACAGAGGAAGCCCCCACTCCTGAGTCTAGGCAGAGAACTGAAAGCACTGTACAACAGCCCGCTGTCCCGACCCCAGTCCCAATAGCAGTCCCAGCCCTGGCTCCGGCCCCTGCGCCAGGTCCCAGCCCTAACCCTTTCCATCAGACAAACTGGAAGGAGCTGTCCAGAAATGAAATCATCCAGTCCTACTTCAACCTTCAGAGTAATGCGCTCACCTCCTCTGGGGTCCAGGCCCAAAGTGCACACTTTTTCATGTCAGAGTATCTGAAAAGGGAAGAACAGGATATCAAGGACTCACGGAAGATACATGTTTTGCAGACTAACAGCTCAGTAGGAGATTTACCGGGCCTGAGCCGTGAGGTGACGGACGGGGATCTGGAAAGGGTACAAACACAGCACTGGCCGGGGGTGAACGGTTGTTATGACACAGAAGGCACCTGGTTTGATTGGACAGAGTGCATATCATTGGACCCTCATGGGGATGAAAGCAAATTGAACATCCTGCCATATATTTGCCTAGACTGA